In Vigna unguiculata cultivar IT97K-499-35 chromosome 3, ASM411807v1, whole genome shotgun sequence, a single genomic region encodes these proteins:
- the LOC114175947 gene encoding probable inactive serine/threonine-protein kinase scy2: protein MQAYERKLSRIFSYYCLLYCIYLLILTGEERKIETQIPLPLCSMAYGSNGKRGTTNSDNSTQHDNNRGNNHHIVNISTPSVTTTTISLPNNNPSPTPNHFPQFSGTAQSFNNTENGSQDFSRAKIKSPVTGNSFNNIGSGSQSFRDAEIRCSKESSKQSRSIFSIKQNRAPQGGTLHSFNNNGKGSQCFDGFKLN, encoded by the coding sequence ATGCAAGCATATGAAAGGAAACTGTCTCGAATTTTCTCCTACTATTGTCTTCTGTACTGTATATACCTGCTTATTCTGACTGGAGAAGAAAGGAAAATCGAAACCCAAATTCCTCTTCCCTTATGCAGCATGGCATATGGAAGCAACGGCAAGCGTGGCACAACGAACAGCGATAACTCTACCCAACACGACAACAACAGAGGTAATAACCACCACATCGTGAATATCTCCACCCCTTCTgttaccaccaccaccatttcCCTCCCTAACAACAACCCAAGCCCCACTCCAAATCACTTCCCCCAATTCTCCGGAACCGCTCAGTCCTTCAATAACACCGAAAACGGGTCACAAGATTTTAGCCGCGCCAAGATCAAGAGCCCTGTAACTGGAAATTCCTTCAACAACATCGGATCAGGTTCCCAAAGTTTCAGAGATGCAGAGATTCGTTGTTCCAAGGAATCTAGCAAACAGAGTAGATCTATTTTCTCCATCAAACAAAACCGTGCGCCCCAAGGCGGAACTCTCCACTCCTTCAATAATAACGGTAAGGGATCCCAGTGTTTCGACGGTTTCAAGCTCAACTGA